The Thermosipho affectus DNA window AAAAAAGTGATAAATGGAGGGGAAAATATTAGGAGAAATTGGAATGTAATCTTTATAGTGCTTTTGATAGCTGTTTTTGCATTCTTTTTTAATTTTAATTCAGCAAAAAAGATATATATAAAAGGTGATAAATATTATGTATCAAAATTTCTAGATTTTTTGAATAAAAATGGTTTAAAATATACTTTGGTAGACGAGGAAAATGCAGGCTTTATTATTGATTTAGATAACCTGGAAGTGGTTAATAACGATGGATTGGAATTTAACATAAGGTATAGTGATGAATTAATCAATAAAGTTTTGAAAAAGCTGTTTGAAGATGATTGTAAATATTTAATTTTGAATAACAACTTTTACCATGAAAATGCGTATTTTTACAAACACTTTACATTTGAAACAACTTGTGGTATAACTGTAATGGTGTTACCAGTGGAGTATGGGAGTTTGGAAATGTTTGTATTCCGAACTATTTTGAACATTATAAACAGAAATTATGTTTCATTTGAAAATGGGTATCTTGTTACAAGTATGAATTTATATAAAGTCAGTAGAGAAAGGAAGCTAATTGGTATATATGATCCGATTTTGGATACTATGGAAATAATAGCCGATGAAAAAAACTAGTTAAGAGAGGTGAAAACTTTTGGAACCTATATTATCCGTTAGAAACCTAAGTACATGGTTTTATATGGAAGAGGGTGTTGTTAAAGCTGTTAACGATGTTTCGTTTGATTTACATGAGGATGAGGTTGTTGGAATTGTTGGAGAAACAGGTTCGGGAAAGAGTGTTACAGTAAAATCTATTATGAGGCTTATCCATAAGCCAGGGAAAATTGTTGGTGGTGAAATTATTTATAGAGGTAGGGGGAAAGAAGAAGATATTTTAAAGTTGTCTGTAGAAGAGATGTCCAAAATTAGAGGAAAAGAGATTAGTATGGTTTTCCAAGATCCACTTACCTCGTTAAATCCTCTATATACAATAGGTGATCAATTAACAGAAACGATAATTAGGCACCAAAATGTTGACAGAAGGACTGCGTGGGAAATCGGAATTGAAATGCTTAAAAAAGTTCAAATTCCCGAAGCAGAGAAGAGAATGGTTGCATATCCATTTGAATTTAGTGGTGGTATGAGGCAACGTGCAATTATTGCTATTGCACTTTCGTGTAATCCAAAAGTTTTAATTGCAGATGAGCCAACAACTGCTTTAGATGTTACAATTCAAGCACAGATTCTTGATTTGATGAAAGATTTGCAAAAGGAATTTAAAACAGGACTGCTGTTTATAACGCATGATTTGGGAGTTATTGCTTCTATGGCTGATAGAATAATTGTTATGTATGGAAGTAGGCAAATGGAAATAGCTTCTGCAGAAGATATATTCTACAAGCCAACACATCCATATACGCATATGTTGTTGCGTGCTATTCCAAGGCTTGATATGAAACAGGATAGATTAGAAGCAATTCCGGGGCAACCTCCGAGAATGATAGATGTACCTAATGTTTGTCCATTTGCACCAAGGTGTCCAAGGCGTTTGGATAAATGTTCTAAAGAACTTCCAGAGCTTACAGAAATTGAACCAGGACACTTTGTGAGATGTTTCAATCCCGTTCTAGATAGGAAAGAATCGGAGGCGATGAGGAATGAATGAAGTAATAAAAAATGACCCCATAATAAAAGTGGAGAATTTGAAAAAATATTTCCCCATTTCAAAAGGTTTCTTGGTAAAGAAACACGTGGGAGATGTGAAAGCGGTTGATGATGTTTCGTTTGAAGTGAAAAAGAAGGAAACATTTGCGTTAGTGGGAGAATCAGGTTGTGGTAAGACAACTACCGCAAGGACAATGCTTAGATTGATTAATCCAACGGGTGGAAAAATAAAGGTGTTTGGAAAAGATATTTCAAATCTTAGCAGAAAAGAGTTGCTTCCATTTAGAAGAAAAATGCAAATAGTTTTTCAAAACCCAATAGGTTCACTAAATCCAAGAATGACAATAGGACAAATTTTGACGGAACCCTTATTATTTCACAAGATAGTATCTGATAAAAAAGAAGCCTATGATAGAGCTGTGGAAATCTTAAGAATGGTGGGATTAAAGCCATATCATATGGATAGGTATCCTCACCAGTTTAGTGGAGGACAAAAACAAAGAATAGCTATTGCAAGGGCTTTATCAGTTGATCCGGAAATTATATTTTTAGATGAGCCAACTTCTGCATTAGATGTTTCAGTTCAAGCACAGATAATTAATTTGTTTTTGAAATTCCAGGAAGAGCTTAATCTTACTTATGTTTTTATTTCTCATGATTTATCACTTGTAAGATTTATAAGCGATAAGGTTGCCGTTATGTATTTGGGGAAAATTGTTGAAATGGGTGATGTTGATGAAGTATTCGAAAATCCAATTCACCCATATACAAAGGCTTTATTATCTGCATCTCCGATACCTGATCCAAAGGTTGAGAAAAATAGAAAAAGGATAATTTTAAGTGGAAATGTCCCAAGTCCGATTGCAAGACCGAGTGGATGTTTCTTCCATCCGAGATGTCCATATAAAACGGAAAAATGTGAAAAAGAATATCCAAATATGTATAAAATTTCTGAAAATCACCAGGTATCATGTTACCTGGTAGAAAACGAGGGGGTGTGAGTTTATGAAGAAGCTCGCAGTATTTTTGGTGGTATTGGCAGTGGTGTTTTCATTTGCTGCTCAACTTCCTTATATAGGTGCTGATGCAAACGGTAAGCCAGGTGGACAGTTTGTCTTGGGAACACTGAGTGGGCCAAAGACCGTTAATGATGTTACCGCAAAAGAAACAAGTTCTACAGATGTTATTGAGATGTTTATGAGTTATGGTGGAACACTTATTGAAAGACATGGTGTAGATATGAAATTTTATCCTGCAATTGCTGAAAGTTGGGAAGGACCCAGGTTGACAGCAGATGGTGGTATGGAAGTTATTTGGCATATTAGAAAAGGGGTAAAATTTAGCGATGGTCAACCACTTACAGCTGATGATATTGTCTTTACATTAAACGAAATTTATACAAATCCTGATATTCCAAGTTCAATGCAAGATGTTTTGAAAAGTACAAATGGTTATTTGCCAAAAGCAGAAAAAATTGATGATTATACTGTAAGAATGTACTACCCTGAACCATTTAGGCTTGCATTTAGATACTTAGGTGGAATGTATATTTTCCCAAAACACATTGCAGAAGAATATGTAAAAAATGGAAACTTCCAAGAATTTTGGACAGTTGATTCAATTAACAAAGGGGAAGTTGTAGGGCTTGGTCCATATATTCCCGTGGAATATGTTCCCGATCAATACATAAAGTTTGTAAAAAATCCATATTACTGGAAAAAGGATGCTAATGGAAATCCTCTTCCGTACTTTGATGAGGTAATTTATAAGATAATTTCCAACCAAGATGCAATGAGACTTGCGTTTGAAAATGGTGAAATAGATGTTTATGGACCCAGAGGAACAGAATTTGCAGAATTAAAGGAAAAAGAAAAAGAGCTTAACATAGTAGTGACAACAGCAGGACCAGCATTTGGAACATTGTTTATTACATTTAATTGGAATACACCAGATCCAATCAAGAGAAAATGGTTTAGAAACGAGTACTTCAGAAAAGCAGTAGCATATGCAATAGATAAGGAATCTATAATTGATACTCTTTACAACGGACTTGCTATTCCACAATGGTCACCTGTATCCATGAGTTCTCCATATTACAACGAAGATGTTGTAACAAAATACGAATTTGATCTTGATCTTGCAAGGGCTATGCTTGAAATGGGTGGATTTACATGGGATGAAAATGGTCAACTTATCGACGAAAACGGAAATCCTGTGAAGTTTTTACTCACAACTAATGCAGGAAATAGAGTTAGAGAAGGAGCGGCAAATATAATTCAAGATGCATTGAAAAAATTAGGTATGGATGTTACATTTACACCAATTGATTTCAATACATTGGTACAAAAATTATTAAATACAGGTGATTGGGAGTCAATAATTATAGGATTAACAGGTAATGACGAACCGCAAGGTGGTGCAAATGTATGGAAAGTAGATGCAGGATTGCATTTCTGGAATTACTCACCAGATACTGCAGAATATGTAGATAAAAATGATTATTATTTACCAGATTGGGAACTTGAAATTGATAAGATTTTCAAAGAAAATGTGGCAATTTTGGATGAAAATATTGTAAAGGATTACTTTGCAAGATTCCAACAATTGGTATCCGAGCATTTACCATTGATTTATACTGTAAACCAATTAAGGATGTACGCATATAGAGCAAACTTGAGAAATGTTAAGATAGGACCACTTGGTGGAACAACCTGGAATATTTATGAAGAATGGAGAGAACAATAATATTTTATAGCAGCAGGCGCGTCCTGCGCCTGCTTTCTTATTAAAATTCAAAGAGAGGTGACTGAGATTGCTAAGGTATATAGCACGTAGATTAATTATATTGATTCCAGAACTTTTTATAATTTCTTTGTTGGTTTTTTTGATAATGCAAGCAGCACCTGGGGATTTTTTAGATCAATACAGGCTTGATCCATCTGTGTCTAAAGAATTTATTAAATCTCTCGAGGAACAGTATGGTCTTAATAAGCCTATTTTGACTCAATATTTTTTGTGGTTGAAAGGATTATTTAAAGGAGATTTTGGATATTCATTTTATTATAGAAGACCTGTTATGGATTTGATTGGAGAAAGGGTTTTAGCCACGTTGATATTGTCGTTATATTCTTTTGTTATTTCGTGGATTGTGGGTATTATATTGGGAATTGTTTCAGCTTTAAAGAAATACTCTTTTTGGGATAAGTTTTTGACAATAATAGCATTTACTGGAATTGCGATACCTGGTTTCTTTTTAGCGCTTTTGTTGCTTTATATGGCAGCAAAGACTGGGTGGTTCCCAGTAGCAGGTATGTACGATGTTAATCATGGGAAAATGACTGTTTGGGAAGGTTTTAAAGATATTTTCTGGCATATGCAGCTTCCAGCGTTTACCTTAACATTTGGTGGTTTCGCAGGATTAATGAGGTATATGAGGGGTAGTTTACTTGATGTTTTAAACGAAGATTATGTTGAATTTGCAAGGGCGAAAGGTATGCCTGAACGCGTAGTTATCTTTAAACACGCAGTTAGGAATGCAATAAATCCTTTGATAACGATGTTTGGTTTTAGTTTATCTGGACTCCTTGGAGGAGCCGTAATTACGGAAACGATCTTTTCGTGGCCAGGACTTGGAAGATTAGTTTATCAAGCATTGCAACAACAAGATATGTACGTTGTTATGGCAAGTACGGTAATAAGTGTTATTATGTTGATCATAGGTAATTTGGTTGGTGATATTTTATTAGCAGCAGTTGATCCAAGAATTAGGTTGGAATAGGAGGTAGTAGTTAATGGCGAAAAAAGAAGAAATAAAGAAGAAAAATAATAATGAAAATATAGATTTTGAGGAAGTGTATCTTACAAGAGGTCAATTAATGTGGCGAGCTTTTAAAAAGAACAAACTTGCGATGGTAGGATTATGGACATTAATTGTTTTATATGTTATGATGTTTGCAGCTGATTTCTTGTCACCGTATAATCCTTTTGAGCAAAGTCTGAAACATTCATATGCACCTCCAACAGATGTTTCTTCTGTGTATAAAGTGGGAGATTTTGAGAAAAAAGTGGGTTTATATGTTTTACCATATATAAGTTATGTTGATAAATTGGATTATACGAGAAAGACTAGAGAATTGATTTTTCCAAGTAGGATAACATTTGAGTATAAAGGCGAATTAATCACGTTGGTGTTAAATAATGCAAAATATTTGCCAAGGGATAACTTTGGAGGTAAAGTTATAAAGGTTAATGATCTAGAATTTACTTTAAAAAGAGAAGAGTATGCGTTTGTAAATGGCGAATGGAAAAAGGTTGCATCCTCAAGTGAAAAAACTGATTATTTTGTAAGAGGTATTAACGATGATGTGTTATTAAAAGGTGAAGCGTTTTTAGAGAACAATAGTTCAACAGCAAAGAGTGTTTTATTTGGAAAATATGGTTTTAAATTAGGTGTTTTAAATGAAAAAGAAATTGACAAGGTAGGATTAAAGTACACGATTAATTATATTAAATACGAGGATGAAAATGGAAAAAAACATATATTGTTTGGAAAAAATTTAAAAATAAAAGATTATGATTATAAATATTATCCTGTAAAGTGGTTTGTAAAAAGTTGGGGACCGAAGAGAAAAGACTATGGAAGAGTTGGTTATGTCTTTTGGATAATACCGCTGAAATATCATTTATATGGCGTAGATAATTATGATAATAATGAATTTGTAAGATTATATATAATGGGTTCTGATGAATTTGGAAGAGATGTTTGGTCAAGGTTAATTTTTGCATCGAGAATATCGCTTTCAATAGGTTTTATAGGATTAGCTATTACGTTGACATTATCCTTATTCTTTGGCGGAATCGCAGGTTATTATGGTGGGGTTGCCGATGAGTTATTGATGAGATTTACAGAGATTATAATGGCAATTCCAGGATTTTATTTATTGATTTTGCTAAGGTCATTGTTGCCAATGGATATCCCATCTTCTCAAGTTTACATTTTGCTTGTATTTATTTTGTCGTTTATTGGATGGGCGGGACGTGCAAGGATTATTAGAGGAATGGTATTATCGATAAAGAGAAATGAATTTGTTGAAGCAGCCTATGCACTTGGGTATCCCGATTCAAAGATTTTGTGGAAGCATGTTATCCCCAATACAATGACGTATATGATAGTGACTTCGACTCTTGCAATTCCAGGTTATATCTTGGGTGAAGCAGGATTGTCATTCCTTGGACTTGGAATTAGGGAACCGTCTGCATCGTGGGGATTGATGATGGCAAGAGCACAAGATATATACGTATTACAAAATGCCCCATGGCTTTTGATACCAGGTATATTTATATTTGTGACTGTTTTAGCTTTCAATTTCGTTGGTGATGGATTAAGAGATGCGTTTGATCCAAGGGCACTAGGATAAAAAGTTTTTCTTAGTTTTTTAAATAAGAAACACCCCCGAAGTGATAAAGTAAACCAACACTAGGGGGTGTTTCTTTTTGGAAAAAGAAATGGTGAAAAATGGTGAAAGCTTGATAAAAATAGTGTTTATAAATATTATCGCATTTAAAAGCAAATAATGTGGTATTAGAGGTAAAATCACCTCAATATAATAAAAGCAGGGAATTTCCCTGCTTTTTATGGCGGAGGCGGTGGGACTCGAACCCACACGGGGGTGTAACCCCCACCGGTTTTCAAGACCGGCCCCTTAGCCAATTCGGAACACGCCTCCACTGAACATTATAACATATGTTTGGAAAAATTCAAGAGTATTTTTTCGAATTTTCTGAGAATTTTTGTTACAAAAAATTCGTGGTTTGTATCTATTGGATTTACTTTTATTAAATATGCTTTTATAAAAAGGCCAAATAACATATCGGTAAATATTTGATCACCAATCATTGCAAATTTAAAATTATTTTTCTTTCCATAATTGCTTACTATATATTTTTTAAATTTAAATGGCAAAGGTTTTTTTGCAAGCCATATGGTTTCTATATCGTAATTTATGGGTCTAGGTTTTCCGTTGGATAAGATTAAGATTTTGGCATTTTTCTTTTTCAAAAATTCAAATATTTCAATAATTTTGTTGGGAATCTCTTTTTCTTTCCAAGTGTTTATTGTGTTATCAAAATCGAATATAAAAAAATTAAATCCTTTATCAAGAAGTTTGTTAAAATCTATGTCGGTAACCTTTTTTAAAATTTCCATTTTAAACCTCCATTAGAAATGTTCTGAAAGACCCAAACCTACAAAAAGCTTTTGTTTAGCGTAGTTAAAAATTATAAATAGATCATCTTTCCACTTTTTTCTTGGATCGGGTGGTGGAACAATATATTTGAATGAAATGTAAAGTGAATTTTCAAGAAAATAGCTATTAGAATTAAAAGGATATGTTAATAATAAAGATATAAGATATCTATTTTGGTTAAGTGAAGCTTTTATTCCTCCTTCAATTAAAGGAAAATCAATACTTTTTGTATTATAAATGAATAAAGTAGGTGAAATTGAAAAGTTATTAATGTTTAAAAATAAGGCATCAAGATAAATTTTGTGTACAAAATTTCCTAGAGGATTAAAAATCCAAGTTATGTTAAAAAAATCCTCAGAATATCCGAGCAACATTTGATAGGAATCACCAAAACTCCAGCCAAGTCCGAAATCTATTGAAGTTGATAAAATAAATATTGATAGAAGTATAAAAAGAAAAGTTGAAATTTTTTTCATTTATAATCCCCCTTCAAAATTTCAAATTTTTCAAATTTTACTGATATACTTTCAGTACTTTTATCAGTAGTAAAAAGTATTTCTTTTAATTTATTGTTGTTGAATTTAACTAATATTTTTGTTGGTTCAAGACCCAAACGTTTTAAAAAAGTATAACCTGCAGGTATCAAGGATAAATTATCTCCTTTTTCAAATATAGTAAAAAGTGATGAAGACAAGAAACTTGAAGTAGTCATGATAATTTCGTATACAAGGTTTATATCGAAGTCAGAAATATTGGAAATTGTATAATTTTTGTATTTATAGTATGTTGCTGAATTTAATGTGTTTGCTTCAATATTTATATCTTTTAAGAACTCAGGAGACTTTATAAGGATATCAAAATGTTCGAGATTGAGTATTGTTGCTTCAAATGATATGTTATTCTTAAAATTTGTTCCATTTTTGTCTATTACATCAAAATTTACAGAAACATCCACAAAAAAATCTCTAAATCCCGATGTGTTTTCAACAAATTCAAAAATTCCAGAAAAAGATATTGAAATCAAAAAGAAAGTTATTAAAATAGTAATTTTTTTTATATAAATCACCTCATTTCTTCGTGTGATAACATAAGGTCTTTTAGTGATTTTGAAATAATTTTTAAATCAAATTCGTCAAATTCTTCCTTCTCATCAAGTAATTTTAAACTTTCATCCGACGAAAGTGTAGAAAATTCTTCAAGTCTTTCAATAGGAATTTCATCGGTGGTATTTTCAAATTTCATACTATTTAACTGTTCAATAAGAGAATTCTCAACTATATCTTTGTCTTCATTTGAGTTTGAGACGATTTCTTCGATTTCATCTATTTCTTCGAGTATCTCATTTATCTCTTCTTCAGAGGATTTTTCTTTTTCTTCTTCTTCTTTTACAACTTGTATATAGTCTTCTAATGTCTCATTATTTATTTCATCTTTTTCTTCTTTAATGTTGTTAGATTTTTCAACTTTGTTAATTGTGTCTTTTGATTCTGTTGATTTTTCAACAAGGGTATTTTCAACTGGTTTTTCTGGTTCTTTATCTAATTCTTGTTTGGATGTATCATCGAAGAATTCAGATAAGAATGAAAGATCTTTATTAATCAAATCTTCAAAATTAATTGTAGCCTTTGTGTTTTCAGGGAAAAGTTCTTCAGTATTTTCGACAATTATACTTGGAGTCTTTATAGGTTCAGGTTTTATTTCTTCTACAGCTACAGGATAAGTTTTTTTGGCTTTCCATACCCTAATTTCCATAAACAAAAGTATTGCAAAAGATAAAGAGAAAGTTATTAAGAAAAGAATAAGTTTGAAATTACTTTTATTATTTGTAGTATTTGTGGAAACTGGTACTTCTGTTGGATGGTATTTTTTTATCCAGTTACTCCACTCAGAAGTTTCAGTAGATTCTTTTTGTATCGAGCTTAGGAATTTACCTACAACAGGGTTATCTTTATAGTTTGAAAGATATGCCTTTGCTTTATCATAGTTTCCAATCATAAATGCACTGATTCCCGCCTTAAATTTCAAAGAATTATCGTATCCTTCTATTGAAGGATCAAGAACAAGAGCTTTTTCAAAGTACTCTAGTGCTTTTTTGTAGTTATCTTGCTGATAGGCATTTAACCCTGCTTGATAATATTCAATTGCTTCTTTTTGAAAACCAAAAATGGTCAATGCAAAAAATAAAATGAAAATTGCAGAGATTTTCTTCATTTTAACTCCCCTTTTGAGAATCTATTAAAGCAAGGAAGTCATCGTTTGATTTTGTTTCTTTTAGTTTATTGAGTATTAACTTTAACCCTTCTTCTTCATTCATAGAAGAAAGCATTTTTCTTAAAAGCCATATTTTTTTTATTTGTTCCATTGAGAGCAACAATTCTTCTTTTCTAGTACCAGATAATGTAATGTTTATTGCTGGAAAAATCCGTTTGTTAGCAAGTTGTCTTGAGAGTACAAGTTCCATATTTCCCGTTCCTTTGAATTCTTCAAATATTACTTCATCCATTTTAGACCCAGTTTCTATTAAAGAAGTTGCAATTATTGTCAAACTTCCTCCTTCTTTTATATTCCTGGCAGCACCAAAGAAGTGTTTAGGTTTGTATAGTGCAGCAGGGTCAACACCTCCACTTAATAGTTTCCCACTTGGTGGAACGTTAATATTATAAACTCTTGCAAGTCTTGTTAGACTGTCAAGTAATATTACAACATCGTGACCGTATTCAACAAGTCTTTTAGCCATTTCAAGTGTTAATTCTGCTTTTTTGATTTGTTTATCAGGTGGCATGTCAAAGGGTGCAGCAATAACTTTTGCGTTTACCGATTCCTTAATATCTGTTACTTCTTCAGGCCGTTCATCAATAAGCAGAACTATTCTAATGGTATCTGGATAATTTCTAGCAATCCCATTTGCGATTTCTTTTAAAATAGTTGTTTTACCAGCTTTAGGTGGTGCTACAATCATTCCCCTTTGACCTTTCCCAATAGGTGAAAAGAGATCAATTATTCTCGTTGAAAGTGTATCTTTATCTGTTTCCAGGATGTATTGGGTATCCGGGTAAGAAGGTGTTAGGTTTTCAAAATTAACTCTTTCATTTGCAAGTTCTGGATCTTTATAATTGATTGCTTCAATTTTAATCATAGCGAAAAATCTTTCATTTTCTTTTGGAGGACGAATAACTCCAGAAATTATATCTCCTGTGTTTAAATTGAATTTTCTTATTTGTGAATTAGAAATATATATATCTTTTGAACTTGGAAGCATACTTTCCATACTCCTTAAAAATCCAAAACCATCAGGGTGTACTTCCAGTACTCCTTCTCCAAAAAAGTAACCTTCAGATTGGGCTCTTGCTTCCAAAATGGCAAATATCAAATCTTGTTTGCGCATTGAGGTATATCTTGCAATATCGTATTCTTTTGCTAACTTATATAATTCTTTAATTGTCATCTTTTCCAAATCTTTTATGTTGAAGGTTTCAACATTCAATTATATCCCTCCTATTTTGTTCTAAAGAGTCTATCTCCTGCGTCGCCAAGTCCTGGGAGTATATAACCTTTAGAATTTAGCTTTTGGTCTAAAGAAGCAGTATATATAATGACATCTGGATGTTCCTTATTTATTTTTTCAGTACCTTCTGGTGAGGCAATTAATGTGACAAGTATAATGTTTTTGGCGCCGTTTTTCTTTAATATATCTAATGCTTTTACAGAAGATACACCTGTTGCAAGCATTGGATCAAGTACAAAGACGATAGAATTTTCAGTTATTTTTGGAAATTTTGCGTAATATTCCACGGCCTCTAAGGTTTTTGGATCCCTATATATCCCAATGTGGCCTACTGAAGCATTGGGTAGTAGTTGTAGTATACCATCAGACATACCCAAGCCTGCCCTTAAAATAGGTATTATTACCACATCTTTATCATTAATAAAATATCCTTTAGTTTTTTCAAGTGGTGTTTCTATTTCTGTTTCAAATATTTCTATATGTCTAGTGGCTTCATATGCTATTAGAAGTGTGATTTCTTTTAGAAGTTCTCTAAATTCTTTTGGGCCAGTATCTTTCCTTCTCATGAGAGTTAATTTATGTTTAATTAATGGATGTTCTACTACGTTAATTTTCATTTTGATTTCCTCCTTTTATTATATTTTCAATTTGTTCTAACATATCTACTCTCATTAGACGTGTTATAAAATCATCTAAATCTCCATCTAGCACTCCTTGTAAATTATAGGATGTATAATTTATCCTATGATCAGTTACCCTATTTTGTGGAAAATTATACGTTCTAATTTTTTCACTTCTTTCTCCTGAACCGATTTGTGATTTTCTATTTGAACTTATCTTTCTTGATTGTTCTTCTAGTTTTAATTTATAAAGCCTAGCCCTTAGAATGTTCATTGCTTGTTCTTTATTTTGGAGTTGAGAACGTTCTGATTGGCAAGTTACCACGATGCCGGTAGGTATATGTGTAATTCTTACAGCGGATTCAGTTTTGTTTACATATTGTCCCCCTGCCCCCGATGCCCTATAGGTGTCAATTCTTAAGTCGGTGGGATTTATCTCTATTTCTACATTTGAGACTTCTGGAAGAACGGCAACTGTAGCAGTAGAAGTATGTATCCTTCCGCCTGATTCTGTGGAAGGGACCCTTTGAACTCTATGTACACCACTTTCGTATTTTAATAAATTTCCAACATTTTTTCCTTTTATTTTAACAATGACCTCTTTATATCCACCTAAATCTGTTTGGTTTTCATCAATTATTTCCGCTTTAAATCCCTTTTTTTCAACGTACCTTAGATACATTCTAAGTAAATCAGCCGCAAAAAGTGCAGCTTCATCTCCACCAGTTCCAGCTCTAATTTCTAAAAATACATTTTTACCTGTGTATTCATTTTTTGGAAGTACTAATGTTATTAATTCTTGCATTATTTTTTCTTGGTCTTTGTCTAATTTTGCAATCTCAAGATCATACCCTTCAGGCATTTCTTCTTTCCATAGTTCTTTTTCTTCTTCAAACTCTATATATTTTTTTGAAAGTTCGACAATTTCTTTCATTTTAGAATATTTTTCCGAATACTCTTTGATTTCTTCCGGTGAAAGTTGTGAACTTAGTTTTTCTTCAAGATTTTTGAGTGTTTTCGTGCTCCATTCATTAATTTGTTTTACTATCTCAATGTTCTCCATCCTAGCTTTTTAGACACCTCCTCAACATTACGAGCATTTTCAAAAACAGTTTCTTTTGTAATTAATCCTTTTAAGAAAGCTTGAATAAGTGCATCGTCAAATAAAATATTACCTTGTTTTTGGCTT harbors:
- the upp gene encoding uracil phosphoribosyltransferase produces the protein MKINVVEHPLIKHKLTLMRRKDTGPKEFRELLKEITLLIAYEATRHIEIFETEIETPLEKTKGYFINDKDVVIIPILRAGLGMSDGILQLLPNASVGHIGIYRDPKTLEAVEYYAKFPKITENSIVFVLDPMLATGVSSVKALDILKKNGAKNIILVTLIASPEGTEKINKEHPDVIIYTASLDQKLNSKGYILPGLGDAGDRLFRTK
- a CDS encoding tetratricopeptide repeat protein — protein: MKKISAIFILFFALTIFGFQKEAIEYYQAGLNAYQQDNYKKALEYFEKALVLDPSIEGYDNSLKFKAGISAFMIGNYDKAKAYLSNYKDNPVVGKFLSSIQKESTETSEWSNWIKKYHPTEVPVSTNTTNNKSNFKLILFLITFSLSFAILLFMEIRVWKAKKTYPVAVEEIKPEPIKTPSIIVENTEELFPENTKATINFEDLINKDLSFLSEFFDDTSKQELDKEPEKPVENTLVEKSTESKDTINKVEKSNNIKEEKDEINNETLEDYIQVVKEEEEKEKSSEEEINEILEEIDEIEEIVSNSNEDKDIVENSLIEQLNSMKFENTTDEIPIERLEEFSTLSSDESLKLLDEKEEFDEFDLKIISKSLKDLMLSHEEMR
- the prfA gene encoding peptide chain release factor 1; the protein is MENIEIVKQINEWSTKTLKNLEEKLSSQLSPEEIKEYSEKYSKMKEIVELSKKYIEFEEEKELWKEEMPEGYDLEIAKLDKDQEKIMQELITLVLPKNEYTGKNVFLEIRAGTGGDEAALFAADLLRMYLRYVEKKGFKAEIIDENQTDLGGYKEVIVKIKGKNVGNLLKYESGVHRVQRVPSTESGGRIHTSTATVAVLPEVSNVEIEINPTDLRIDTYRASGAGGQYVNKTESAVRITHIPTGIVVTCQSERSQLQNKEQAMNILRARLYKLKLEEQSRKISSNRKSQIGSGERSEKIRTYNFPQNRVTDHRINYTSYNLQGVLDGDLDDFITRLMRVDMLEQIENIIKGGNQNEN
- the rho gene encoding transcription termination factor Rho; protein product: MNVETFNIKDLEKMTIKELYKLAKEYDIARYTSMRKQDLIFAILEARAQSEGYFFGEGVLEVHPDGFGFLRSMESMLPSSKDIYISNSQIRKFNLNTGDIISGVIRPPKENERFFAMIKIEAINYKDPELANERVNFENLTPSYPDTQYILETDKDTLSTRIIDLFSPIGKGQRGMIVAPPKAGKTTILKEIANGIARNYPDTIRIVLLIDERPEEVTDIKESVNAKVIAAPFDMPPDKQIKKAELTLEMAKRLVEYGHDVVILLDSLTRLARVYNINVPPSGKLLSGGVDPAALYKPKHFFGAARNIKEGGSLTIIATSLIETGSKMDEVIFEEFKGTGNMELVLSRQLANKRIFPAINITLSGTRKEELLLSMEQIKKIWLLRKMLSSMNEEEGLKLILNKLKETKSNDDFLALIDSQKGS